A stretch of Paenibacillus mucilaginosus 3016 DNA encodes these proteins:
- the rnpM gene encoding RNase P modulator RnpM, producing MKPRKIPLRKCVACNQSMPKKELIRVVKTPDDVLLIDLTGKKAGRGAYLCGKQSCFKLAKKSRAFDRALKTPVSPDIYDALEQDFIKVEDEFIAGKEAVDDEHDDE from the coding sequence ATGAAACCCAGAAAGATACCTTTGCGCAAGTGCGTTGCCTGCAACCAGAGCATGCCCAAGAAGGAATTAATCCGGGTCGTCAAGACCCCGGATGACGTGCTGCTGATTGACCTGACGGGCAAGAAGGCGGGGCGCGGGGCCTACCTGTGCGGCAAGCAGTCCTGCTTCAAGCTTGCGAAGAAGTCACGCGCGTTTGACCGCGCCCTCAAGACGCCTGTCTCTCCGGACATCTACGATGCGCTGGAGCAGGATTTCATTAAAGTGGAAGACGAGTTTATTGCCGGTAAAGAAGCGGTGGATGATGAGCATGACGACGAATAA
- the infB gene encoding translation initiation factor IF-2, protein MTKQDNNKDKLRVYEYAKSLNMSSKEIITILKRLGRPVNNHMSVMENDAVDSVEKFFKDVKANAAAKRSENNAVPASNKTVAVTPKPEQRSGQESAPARSSEGSQESRPAAERSEGGASRGGQGGSGGGQGGGGYRGGQGGSSGGGQGGGGYRGGQGGSSGGGQGGGGYRGGQGGGARTGAAPAPAAAARPDSRRGNFDQRNRTAATGGKPAAAVIDKDGEEKFKRSRPAGKRFDDNKPGTGRGAGRNNRGKGGRNQEPPKPKIDNTPKKIIVRGTMTVGELAKALHKDASEVIKKLLFLGTMATINQELDLDAIQLLADDYKVEVELKIPVEEDKFEQFEENDEEADLLERPPVVTIMGHVDHGKTTLLDAIRSTNVTEGEAGGITQHIGAYQVEIHNKKITFLDTPGHEAFTSMRARGAQVTDITIIVVAADDGVMPQTVEAIAHAKAAKVPIIVAVNKIDKPDSNPDKIKQELTEYELVPEEWGGDTIFCNISAKQRMGLENLLDMILLVAEVQEFKANPNKRARGTVIEAELDKGKGPVARVLIQHGTLKVGDSFVAGVCFGRVRAMVNDKGKKLKEAGPSTPVEITGLTEVPQAGDPFLAFEDERKARDIAEKRAVTLRQSEITANSRVTLDDLYKQIKEGEIKDLNVIIKSDVQGSAEALKGSLEKIDVEGARVKILLSGVGAITESDVILASASNAIVIGFNVRPEPQAMNTAEQEKVDIRLHSIIYKVMEEIESAMKGLLDPTYKEVVIGQAEVRNVFKVSKVGTIAGCMVTSGKISRNAQGRLIRAGIVVYDGKIDNLKRFKDDAKDVAQGYECGISLEKFNDIKEGDIIEAYVMETVER, encoded by the coding sequence TTGACGAAACAAGATAATAATAAAGACAAGCTGCGGGTGTATGAGTATGCGAAGTCGCTCAACATGAGCAGCAAAGAGATTATTACCATCTTAAAAAGACTGGGTCGTCCGGTCAACAATCATATGAGTGTAATGGAGAATGATGCGGTGGATAGTGTAGAGAAGTTTTTCAAAGACGTAAAGGCCAATGCAGCAGCTAAAAGATCAGAGAACAATGCAGTACCCGCTTCGAATAAAACGGTAGCGGTAACTCCAAAACCGGAGCAGCGTTCGGGACAGGAATCGGCTCCGGCACGCAGCAGTGAAGGTTCGCAGGAAAGCCGTCCGGCTGCTGAGCGCAGCGAAGGCGGCGCCTCCCGTGGCGGCCAGGGCGGCAGCGGCGGCGGTCAAGGCGGCGGCGGATACCGCGGCGGCCAAGGCGGCAGCAGCGGCGGCGGTCAAGGCGGCGGCGGATACCGCGGCGGCCAGGGCGGCAGCAGCGGCGGCGGTCAAGGCGGCGGCGGATACCGCGGCGGTCAGGGCGGCGGAGCACGCACAGGTGCAGCACCTGCGCCGGCGGCGGCGGCGCGTCCGGATTCACGGCGCGGCAACTTCGACCAGCGCAATCGTACGGCAGCCACGGGTGGCAAGCCTGCGGCAGCGGTGATCGATAAGGACGGCGAAGAGAAGTTCAAGCGGAGCCGGCCGGCGGGCAAGCGGTTTGACGACAACAAGCCGGGCACCGGCCGCGGCGCAGGACGCAACAACCGGGGCAAGGGTGGACGGAACCAGGAGCCGCCGAAGCCGAAGATCGACAACACGCCGAAGAAGATTATCGTGCGCGGCACGATGACGGTTGGCGAGCTGGCCAAAGCTCTTCACAAGGATGCGTCCGAAGTCATCAAGAAGCTTCTGTTCCTCGGTACGATGGCCACCATTAACCAGGAACTCGATCTGGATGCCATCCAGCTGCTTGCGGATGACTATAAAGTGGAAGTCGAACTGAAGATTCCGGTGGAAGAAGACAAGTTCGAGCAGTTCGAAGAGAACGACGAAGAAGCGGATCTGCTGGAACGTCCACCGGTAGTTACCATCATGGGTCACGTCGACCACGGTAAAACTACGCTTCTCGATGCCATCCGGAGCACGAATGTCACCGAAGGCGAAGCTGGCGGCATTACCCAGCATATCGGGGCGTACCAAGTGGAAATTCATAATAAGAAGATCACGTTCCTCGATACTCCGGGTCACGAAGCGTTCACCTCGATGCGTGCGCGCGGTGCCCAGGTTACGGATATTACGATCATCGTGGTTGCCGCTGATGACGGCGTTATGCCTCAGACGGTGGAAGCCATCGCCCACGCCAAAGCGGCGAAGGTGCCGATTATCGTAGCCGTGAACAAGATCGACAAACCGGATTCCAATCCGGATAAGATCAAGCAGGAGCTGACCGAGTATGAGCTGGTTCCGGAAGAGTGGGGCGGAGATACGATCTTCTGCAACATCTCGGCGAAGCAGCGCATGGGACTCGAGAACCTGCTCGACATGATCCTCCTTGTGGCGGAAGTTCAGGAGTTCAAGGCGAACCCGAACAAGCGCGCCAGAGGTACGGTTATCGAAGCCGAGCTTGACAAGGGTAAAGGTCCGGTGGCCCGCGTCCTGATCCAGCACGGTACGCTCAAGGTCGGCGACAGCTTCGTAGCAGGCGTGTGCTTCGGCCGCGTGCGTGCGATGGTCAACGACAAGGGCAAGAAGCTTAAGGAGGCAGGCCCGTCCACACCGGTCGAGATTACCGGTCTGACGGAAGTGCCGCAGGCGGGCGATCCGTTCCTGGCCTTCGAAGACGAGCGCAAAGCGCGTGACATCGCTGAGAAGCGTGCCGTTACGCTGCGCCAGTCGGAGATCACCGCGAACTCCCGCGTTACCCTTGACGATCTCTACAAGCAGATCAAAGAAGGCGAGATCAAGGATCTTAACGTCATCATCAAGTCCGATGTGCAGGGTTCGGCCGAGGCGCTCAAAGGCTCCCTCGAGAAAATCGATGTGGAAGGCGCCCGCGTCAAGATTCTGCTCAGCGGCGTAGGTGCGATCACCGAGTCCGATGTTATTTTGGCTTCCGCCTCCAACGCGATCGTGATCGGCTTCAACGTCCGTCCGGAGCCGCAGGCGATGAATACGGCGGAGCAGGAGAAGGTCGACATCCGTCTGCACAGCATCATCTACAAGGTTATGGAAGAGATCGAATCCGCGATGAAGGGTCTTCTCGATCCGACATACAAGGAAGTCGTCATCGGCCAGGCCGAAGTGCGCAACGTGTTCAAGGTTTCCAAAGTCGGTACGATTGCCGGCTGCATGGTTACCTCGGGCAAAATCAGCCGCAACGCTCAGGGCCGCCTGATCCGTGCGGGAATCGTGGTATACGACGGCAAGATCGACAACCTCAAGCGCTTCAAAGACGATGCCAAAGACGTAGCGCAGGGCTACGAGTGCGGTATCTCCCTCGAGAAGTTCAACGACATCAAAGAAGGGGATATTATCGAAGCCTACGTTATGGAAACTGTAGAGAGGTGA
- a CDS encoding DHH family phosphoesterase — MTPADYTTSLRAAAEYIREGDDFLVVSHMQPDGDAAGSTFAVAWMLQALNKNYTLINEGTMPEKYMYMAAGVGTLHAYDRNPPERKFERVISVDCADYGRIGRVSECLSPQASLLNIDHHATNDLFGAVNLVHPDAAATVEVLYDLVQELGLPLTEGLCSCIYSGLLTDTGGFRYSNTSPKVLGIAADLLGRGVKGHELAERLLETMSYGQVSLLKRSLNTLSFSADKRIAWLTVSTEDREATGASSDDMDGLVNYARNVEGVEVGMLFKEKEPGVIKVSLRSGGRADVAAIAQAFGGGGHVKAAGCTFLGTMEEAVDTVVREVGKGIG, encoded by the coding sequence ATGACGCCAGCGGATTATACCACCTCGCTCCGCGCGGCGGCGGAATACATCCGGGAAGGTGATGATTTTCTGGTCGTATCCCACATGCAGCCCGACGGGGATGCGGCCGGGTCCACCTTTGCGGTCGCCTGGATGCTTCAGGCTTTGAACAAGAACTATACGTTAATCAACGAAGGAACGATGCCGGAGAAGTACATGTATATGGCGGCCGGCGTCGGCACCCTTCATGCGTATGACCGGAACCCGCCCGAACGCAAGTTCGAGCGGGTCATATCCGTGGACTGCGCGGATTACGGCCGGATCGGCCGGGTGAGCGAGTGCCTGTCACCGCAGGCTTCCCTGCTCAACATCGATCATCATGCCACGAACGACCTGTTCGGGGCGGTCAATCTCGTGCATCCTGATGCCGCGGCGACGGTCGAGGTGCTGTACGATCTCGTACAGGAGCTGGGGCTTCCGCTGACCGAGGGGCTCTGCAGCTGCATTTATTCCGGGCTGCTGACGGATACCGGCGGCTTCCGCTACTCCAATACGTCTCCGAAGGTGCTCGGCATCGCCGCGGATCTGCTGGGGCGGGGCGTCAAGGGTCATGAGCTGGCGGAGCGCCTGCTCGAGACGATGTCTTACGGCCAGGTGTCGCTGCTGAAGCGGAGCCTGAATACGCTGAGCTTCAGTGCCGACAAACGGATTGCCTGGCTCACCGTGAGTACGGAGGATCGTGAAGCAACCGGCGCATCATCCGACGACATGGACGGACTTGTCAATTACGCCCGCAATGTGGAGGGCGTAGAGGTCGGCATGCTGTTCAAGGAGAAGGAGCCGGGTGTGATCAAGGTCAGCCTTCGCTCGGGGGGCAGGGCGGACGTCGCGGCGATCGCCCAGGCCTTCGGCGGCGGCGGACATGTCAAAGCGGCCGGCTGCACCTTCCTCGGAACGATGGAGGAGGCCGTCGATACGGTCGTACGGGAAGTGGGGAAGGGAATCGGATGA
- a CDS encoding YlxQ family RNA-binding protein encodes MTTNNKFFNNLGLAMRAGKVITGEDMVIESVRHGEAKLVIIAEDASAGTYKKVNDKCSYYQVPLHQFGRREQLGASIGKEARVVLAVTDAGFARMLLKQ; translated from the coding sequence ATGACGACGAATAACAAATTTTTCAATAATTTGGGTCTAGCTATGCGGGCCGGCAAAGTGATAACCGGTGAGGACATGGTCATTGAATCGGTCCGTCACGGGGAAGCGAAGCTGGTCATCATCGCCGAAGACGCCTCTGCGGGGACCTATAAGAAAGTAAACGATAAATGCAGCTATTATCAAGTACCTCTTCATCAGTTTGGACGTAGGGAGCAGCTTGGAGCAAGCATCGGCAAGGAGGCCAGGGTTGTCCTCGCCGTCACCGATGCGGGATTTGCGCGCATGTTGTTGAAACAGTAG
- the rbfA gene encoding 30S ribosome-binding factor RbfA, whose translation MAKIRVGRVGEQIKKEISQIIQSELKDPRIGFITVTGVDVTNDFSQAKIFLSVLGSDDQKEATLKALARSTGFIRSELGKRIRMRKVPELLFKFDASIDYGSKIESLLTQINGENANL comes from the coding sequence ATGGCTAAAATTCGTGTCGGCCGGGTTGGAGAGCAGATCAAGAAAGAGATTTCGCAGATCATCCAATCCGAACTGAAAGATCCGCGCATCGGGTTCATCACCGTCACCGGTGTCGATGTTACGAACGATTTCTCACAGGCTAAGATTTTCCTGAGCGTACTTGGCAGCGACGACCAGAAGGAAGCGACGCTGAAGGCACTCGCCCGCAGCACGGGCTTCATCCGCTCCGAGCTCGGCAAGCGGATCCGGATGCGCAAGGTGCCGGAGCTTCTCTTCAAGTTCGACGCTTCCATCGATTATGGCAGCAAGATCGAATCGCTTCTCACTCAGATCAATGGGGAGAATGCGAATCTATGA
- the rimP gene encoding ribosome maturation factor RimP has product MSTQIKSTVEELVRPFLDDNGFELVDIEYVKEGGNWFLRVYVDKEGGIDIDDCTRVTEYLSAKLDEKDPIPDAYFLEISSPGAERPLKKTQDYHKAVGEHVFITTYEPVNGLKEFEGTLTSFDEQTVVVTVGKKEHSIPFAKVASARLAILF; this is encoded by the coding sequence TTGAGCACACAAATCAAATCCACCGTGGAAGAACTCGTTCGTCCGTTTCTGGACGACAACGGATTTGAGCTGGTCGACATCGAGTATGTAAAAGAGGGCGGCAACTGGTTTCTGCGGGTGTATGTGGACAAGGAAGGCGGCATCGATATCGATGACTGCACCCGGGTCACCGAATACCTCAGTGCCAAGCTGGATGAGAAAGACCCGATTCCGGACGCCTACTTCCTGGAAATTTCTTCCCCCGGCGCGGAACGCCCCTTGAAGAAAACCCAGGATTACCACAAAGCCGTGGGCGAGCATGTGTTTATTACTACATACGAGCCGGTGAACGGGCTGAAGGAATTCGAGGGTACGCTGACCTCCTTTGACGAGCAGACGGTAGTGGTTACCGTAGGCAAGAAGGAGCACAGCATTCCGTTCGCCAAAGTGGCCAGCGCTCGCTTGGCCATCCTATTCTAG
- the nusA gene encoding transcription termination factor NusA gives MNMDFIEALNEIEREKGIAKEILIDAIEAALISSYKRNFNTAQNVRVDINRHTGLIKVYARKTVVDDVLDPRLEISLPAAREISQNYQLDDIVEIEVTPRDFGRIAAQTAKQVVTQRIREAERGLIYNAYVDKEEDIVNGIVQRQDQRNLYIDLGKIEAAMPLSELMPTDKFKHGDRVKAYITKVENTTKGPQIILSRTHPGLLKRLFELEVPEIFQGVVEIRSVAREAGFRSKIAVHSRNPEVDPVGSCVGPKGMRVQTIVSELKGEKIDIVRWMESVEEYVANALSPSKVLEVQVFEAEKMARVIVPDYQLSLAIGIKGQNARLAAKLTGWKIDIKSETQAEQEFGRERTYTEEMHQDSVSID, from the coding sequence ATGAACATGGATTTTATCGAAGCGTTGAATGAAATTGAGAGAGAGAAAGGCATCGCGAAGGAGATACTGATCGATGCCATTGAAGCGGCGCTGATCTCGAGCTATAAACGCAATTTCAACACGGCGCAGAATGTGCGTGTTGATATTAACCGCCATACCGGGTTAATTAAAGTATATGCGCGCAAGACCGTTGTCGACGATGTGCTGGACCCGCGCCTTGAGATCTCCCTGCCGGCAGCCAGAGAGATCAGCCAGAACTACCAGCTCGACGATATTGTGGAGATCGAAGTCACGCCGCGCGACTTTGGCCGGATCGCGGCCCAGACGGCCAAGCAGGTCGTGACCCAGCGGATCCGCGAGGCGGAGCGGGGACTGATCTACAACGCGTATGTCGACAAGGAAGAAGACATCGTGAACGGAATCGTGCAGCGCCAAGACCAGCGCAACCTGTATATCGACCTGGGCAAGATCGAAGCGGCGATGCCGCTGAGCGAGCTCATGCCGACCGACAAGTTCAAGCACGGCGACCGTGTCAAAGCCTACATTACGAAGGTGGAGAACACGACCAAGGGGCCGCAGATCATTCTCTCGCGCACCCATCCCGGCCTGCTCAAGCGTCTCTTCGAACTTGAGGTGCCGGAGATTTTCCAAGGCGTGGTCGAGATCCGTTCGGTAGCCCGGGAAGCCGGCTTCCGCTCGAAGATCGCAGTTCACTCCCGCAACCCCGAAGTCGATCCGGTCGGCTCCTGTGTCGGCCCGAAAGGCATGCGGGTGCAGACCATCGTAAGCGAGCTCAAGGGCGAGAAGATCGATATCGTGCGCTGGATGGAGAGCGTGGAAGAGTATGTGGCCAATGCGCTGAGCCCTTCCAAGGTGCTTGAAGTCCAGGTGTTCGAAGCCGAGAAGATGGCGCGTGTCATCGTGCCGGACTACCAGCTGTCGCTGGCGATCGGGATCAAAGGCCAGAATGCCCGCCTTGCGGCGAAGCTCACGGGCTGGAAGATCGATATCAAGAGCGAGACGCAGGCGGAGCAGGAATTCGGCCGCGAGCGTACGTATACCGAAGAAATGCATCAGGATTCGGTCAGCATCGACTAG